The Echinicola jeungdonensis genome segment CCCCCCGCATGTTATCCAAGGAATTAAAAGAGTTGGAACTGAACAGTATTGTAAAAAGAACAGTTCATGATACCACACCTGTGACGGTAGAGTATGAATTGACCCCATCGGGAAAAAAAATCAAGCGGGTACTGGATGCCATGGTTGCTTGGGGCTTAGAGCATAGGGAAAATGTAATGGGTTAGCCTTCCAAAGCCAATCCATTACATTTGCTGTTTTAGAAGAGGTCAGGTGGTTTTGAACTGCTTTCGGTTTTTTCCTTTTGCCTTTAGGTATATCTCTAATTGGGCAGTTCAACCCTTCCTTCTCCTACTTTATTAACCTTAAATCAATCCTTCCAATAGGCATTTGGCCACCAATTCTGTG includes the following:
- a CDS encoding winged helix-turn-helix transcriptional regulator, translated to MEKTIDKEKLPLCSGEYVLAVKDTMNVISGKWKLPIIGSLSYGVKRFKELEREIQKITPRMLSKELKELELNSIVKRTVHDTTPVTVEYELTPSGKKIKRVLDAMVAWGLEHRENVMG